In Phoenix dactylifera cultivar Barhee BC4 chromosome 11, palm_55x_up_171113_PBpolish2nd_filt_p, whole genome shotgun sequence, the following are encoded in one genomic region:
- the LOC103709365 gene encoding AP-3 complex subunit delta, which translates to MAGGSSSSSSSSSTGPSLVDSLFQRSLDDLIKSLRSQPVGAEPALLSRALAEIRREIRSPDPDTKAVALQKLTYLSSIHGLDASWAAFHALELLPSPSPLHKRLAYLAASLSFHPSTTDVLPLATHQLRKDLSPSSPPNFSSLALHLLSLSASPDLARHLAPDILPLLSPRASSTTTNTKNNNNNSSPLRPKAAVATLHALSLCPDVVPLLVKPLVDCLSSPDPRVVSAAVGAFAELVSATDPSPYLPLAPEFYRLLTDSRNNWVLIKLLKIFARLAPLEPRLAARLVDPLCDLIRRSSAQSLVLECVRTLFSGFPDHDRALRLAVDKVKEFLTNDDDPNLRYLGLRALTILGPRNSWGVVESRDSVIQSLADPDPNIRHEALRLIMGMVFDTNVVEISVMLVNYAMKSDPVFANEMLDAVLTTCGRNVYELIVDFDWYVSLLGEMARNPHCAKGEEIERQLVDIGLRVRDARPELVRVARDLLIDPALLGNPFLWRILSAAAWVSGEYVEFSTNWLELVEALLQPRTSLLPPLVRAVYIQAVFKVLAFCFSSYIDQLEASQVSSLGHSTTVGGSTIECNAASANCLSDDITGTESADGFATADKPASLLSLLEKKDPFFTRESLKRILYLIETAVGPLSENDDVEVQERARNVLGLIHMLQEIPAWKTEEEGFKKDKDNGVGKIMNLMQAMFSEEIGPVSVNAQKRVPVPEGLVLEENLSDLAMILTEGDIAPSMSISFTLRSHQHMETKDEAAPSVQSTYLLAEHRKRHGLYYLPAEKDETELNDFPRAYDPLLPVSHSDATEDLVKLTEQSLIPRKVKHTKPRPIVLKMDEGDGVLPSALTTVKESKDDMLSGAIHEVLLGNEGKPSSSQKGSSNKSSGRRMKGVSDNSESVPQSKENLDLGDRENRSSSSRRSQHRSHGKGRHRSSQNNEEKEEKSHRNSTRSGHHHERHEHRQRGETPLNAVPQAPAIQDLLL; encoded by the coding sequence ATGGCGGgaggctcctcctcctcctcttcctcgtcCTCGACGGGCCCATCCCTGGTGGACTCGCTGTTCCAGCGCTCCCTGGATGACCTGATCAAGTCCCTGCGCTCCCAGCCCGTCGGCGCCGAGCCCGCCCTCCTCTCCCGCGCCCTCGCCGAGATCCGCCGCGAGATCCGCTCCCCGGACCCCGACACCAAGGCCGTCGCCCTCCAGAAGCTCACCTACCTCTCCTCCATCCACGGCCTCGACGCCTCTTGGGCCGCCTTCCACGCCCTCGAGCTCCTCCcttccccctcccccctccacaAGCGCCTCGCCTACCTCgccgcctccctctccttccaccCCTCCACCACCGACGTCCTGCCCCTCGCCACCCACCAGCTCCGCAAGGACctctccccctcctcccctcccaaCTTCTCTTCCCTCGCCCTccacctcctctccctctccgccTCCCCCGACCTCGCCCGCCACCTCGCCCCCGACATCCTTCCCCTCCTCTCCCCCCGCGCTAGCAGCACCACCACCAACACCAAGAACAACAATAACAATTCTTCCCCTCTCCGCCCCAAGGCTGCCGTCGCCACCCTCCACGCCCTCTCCCTCTGCCCTGACGTCGTCCCCCTCCTCGTCAAGCCCCTCGTCGACTGCCTCTCCTCCCCCGACCCCCGCGTCGTCTCCGCCGCCGTCGGCGCCTTCGCCGAGCTCGTCTCCGCCACCGACCCCTCTCCCTACCTTCCCCTTGCCCCCGAGTTCTACCGCCTCCTCACCGACTCCCGCAACAACTGGGTCCTcatcaagctcctcaagatcttCGCCCGCCTCGCCCCCCTCGAGCCCCGCCTCGCTGCCCGCCTCGTCGACCCCCTCTGCGACCTTATCCGCCGCTCCTCCGCCCAGTCCCTCGTTCTCGAGTGCGTCCGCACCCTCTTCTCCGGCTTCCCCGACCACGACCGCGCCTTGCGCCTCGCCGTGGATAAGGTCAAGGAGTTCCTCACCAACGACGATGACCCCAACCTCCGATACCTTGGGCTACGCGCCCTCACGATTCTCGGGCCGCGGAACTCCTGGGGCGTGGTAGAGAGCAGGGATTCCGTGATCCAGTCCCTCGCCGATCCCGACCCCAACATCCGCCACGAGGCCCTGCGCCTCATCATGGGGATGGTGTTCGACACCAACGTCGTCGAGATCTCCGTCATGTTGGTCAACTACGCCATGAAGTCCGACCCCGTGTTCGCCAACGAGATGCTCGACGCGGTTCTCACCACCTGCGGGAGGAATGTGTACGAGCTGATCGTGGATTTCGATTGGTATGTCTCGCTTCTCGGGGAGATGGCCAGGAACCCACACTGCGCTAAGGGGGAGGAGATCGAGCGGCAGCTCGTGGATATTGGGCTGAGGGTCAGGGACGCGAGGCCGGAGCTCGTCCGCGTGGCTCGAGATCTTTTGATCGATCCTGCTCTGCTCGGCAACCCATTTCTCTGGAGGATACTGTCTGCGGCTGCTTGGGTTTCGGGGGAGTATGTCGAGTTCTCGACGAACTGGTTGGAGCTTGTTGAGGCACTGCTGCAGCCGAGGACTAGTCTTCTTCCTCCATTGGTGAGAGCTGTTTATATTCAGGCAGTGTTTAAAGTTCTTGCCTTTTGTTTCAGTTCATACATCGATCAACTAGAAGCCAGTCAAGTTTCATCTCTTGGCCATTCAACCACCGTAGGAGGGTCTACTATAGAATGTAATGCTGCTTCTGCTAATTGCTTATCTGATGATATTACTGGGACGGAGAGTGCTGATGGCTTTGCTACTGCTGACAAACCTGCCTCTTTATTAAGTTTGTTAGAGAAGAAAGATCCCTTCTTTACACGTGAATCTCTTAAACGCATTCTATATTTGATCGAAACAGCAGTCGGTCCGCTATCAGAGAATGATGATGTAGAGGTTCAGGAGCGGGCAAGGAATGTTCTTGGTTTGATTCATATGTTGCAAGAGATTCCAGCTTGGAAGACTGAGGAGGAGGGCTTTAAAAAAGATAAAGATAACGGGGTTGGTAAAATTATGAACCTTATGCAAGCAATGTTTTCCGAAGAGATAGGTCCAGTTTCTGTGAATGCTCAAAAGAGAGTTCCTGTACCTGAGGGTCTTGTTCTTGAGGAAAATCTTTCTGATCTTGCCATGATATTAACTGAGGGTGATATTGCTCCATCCATGTCAATTTCATTTACCCTTCGAAGTCATCAACACATGGAGACCAAGGATGAAGCCGCACCATCAGTTCAGTCAACATATCTGCTTGCTGAACACCGTAAACGTCATGGACTGTATTACCTTCCTGCAGAGAAAGATGAGACTGAATTGAATGATTTCCCCCGTGCTTATGACCCTCTGCTGCCAGTCAGTCACAGTGATGCCACAGAGGACCTTGTAAAGCTCACCGAGCAATCGCTGATTCCCAGAAAGGTAAAGCATACAAAGCCACGTCCCATAGTGTTAAAAATGGATGAAGGTGATGGAGTCTTGCCATCTGCTTTAACAACCgtgaaggaatcaaaagatgatATGCTATCTGGTGCAATACATGAGGTTCTTTTGGGCAATGAAGGCAaaccatcttcatcacaaaaagggtcttcaaacaagtcttctggaagaAGAATGAAAGGAGTGTCAGATAATAGTGAATCTGTTCCTCAGTCAAAAGAAAATCTAGATTTGGGTGATAGAGAAAATCGGAGTTCAAGTTCTAGGAGGAGTCAACATCGTAGTCATGGTAAAGGGAGGCATAGGAGTTCTCAGAATaatgaggaaaaagaagagaaaagtcaTAGGAACTCAACAAGGAGTggtcatcatcatgaaagacaTGAGCATAGACAAAGAGGGGAGACTCCTCTAAATGCAGTTCCACAGGCACCAGCCATCCAAGATCTCCTTTTGTGA